A portion of the Candidatus Atribacteria bacterium ADurb.Bin276 genome contains these proteins:
- the rbsC_25 gene encoding Ribose transport system permease protein RbsC — protein sequence MKIKLSSGFLQKMVIFGVLLLIIIVLSFLSKSFLTVTNLNNVTRQVAFVVITGCAVTPLMISGNFDLSIGSVLGLTGMLSALFVTQSIPLWFSIILSTLVGSAIGLLNGLMVIKLRIPSIIATLGTMYAARGLALVISGGNSIHMGLGKNFTLLGRGYLGGIPIIFIIMFLTIFLFYFIESKTILGRYTFAIGGNKRTALLSGINVGSIIILLYFLVGTLTGFSGTLMASRLGVGQAMVGSGFEFDVIVAVVLGGTSIEGGEGSIFGMLIGAFIVGFIANGLNLMGIHSFYQSIVKGVVLVGAVLLDQKLKGRIAD from the coding sequence ATGAAAATTAAGCTGAGTAGCGGCTTTTTGCAAAAAATGGTTATTTTTGGCGTTTTGTTGCTGATTATTATTGTGCTTTCTTTCCTATCCAAATCATTTTTAACCGTAACCAACCTCAACAACGTAACCCGACAGGTGGCTTTTGTCGTGATCACTGGTTGTGCAGTTACTCCTCTCATGATATCTGGTAACTTTGATTTATCGATAGGAAGTGTATTGGGTCTCACCGGAATGCTCTCAGCCCTCTTTGTAACTCAATCGATTCCCCTATGGTTTTCAATTATTCTTTCAACTTTGGTGGGAAGCGCAATCGGTCTTTTAAACGGACTCATGGTGATCAAATTGAGGATTCCTTCGATCATAGCCACCTTAGGTACCATGTATGCAGCTCGGGGTTTGGCATTGGTTATTAGCGGTGGCAATAGTATCCACATGGGGTTAGGAAAGAATTTTACTCTTTTGGGTCGAGGTTATTTGGGTGGAATACCCATTATCTTTATTATAATGTTTTTAACCATTTTTCTTTTCTATTTTATCGAAAGCAAGACCATCTTAGGTCGTTATACATTTGCTATCGGTGGAAATAAAAGAACTGCGCTCCTTTCGGGAATCAACGTTGGTTCAATTATCATCTTGCTTTATTTTCTGGTTGGAACTTTGACAGGGTTTTCGGGTACTTTAATGGCTTCCCGCTTAGGAGTTGGCCAAGCCATGGTCGGATCTGGTTTCGAGTTTGATGTTATCGTGGCTGTGGTATTAGGTGGAACTAGTATCGAAGGTGGAGAAGGGTCGATATTTGGAATGTTGATCGGTGCTTTTATCGTTGGTTTTATTGCCAATGGTCTCAATTTGATGGGAATACACTCCTTTTATCAAAGTATTGTAAAGGGTGTGGTTTTAGTCGGAGCGGTTCTTTTGGATCAAAAACTGAAGGGAAGAATCGCTGATTAG
- the rbsA_12 gene encoding Ribose import ATP-binding protein RbsA, which produces MTCAETRSSGEILFNGKEFKPRSIREAMDLGISTLFQELNVVNQLTVEENLILGREPNRYGVIQRSDPSEKVFQLMKEFAPDIPLKKKVAQLSFAEKQVIEIVKAIAVDASLLIMDEPTAAVSENETKRLFAIIRSLKEKNITVIYISHILDDIFTIGDVVTVFRDGEIVETKNVADIDRDELIRMMIGKVTVDKYVPRPVDYQKKVLEVCNLTTHKLKNVNFNLFKGEILGFYGLRGAGKTEIALALFGLDRVLSGDIRIEGKSVLFDLPRDAMLSGISMVPEERLTEGLIMKLPVRPNISITNLKVLSHFGVVRSQEDREVARNYVDAMNIKVKHIEQKVATLSGGNQQKVVVSKYLHAGSNILMMDEPTRGVDIGAKEEIHRIIRNLAEKGKSIIVFSSEYPEIFNLCDRIYLLRDGQIVKEIKNQEADPEEILYIITRGKRTNYEN; this is translated from the coding sequence AAACCAACTCACGGTTGAAGAAAATCTCATTTTAGGCAGAGAACCAAATCGTTATGGTGTCATTCAAAGAAGTGATCCTTCCGAAAAAGTATTTCAGCTCATGAAAGAGTTTGCTCCCGATATTCCACTCAAGAAAAAAGTAGCTCAGCTTAGTTTTGCGGAAAAACAAGTTATTGAAATTGTCAAAGCGATTGCCGTGGATGCGAGCCTTTTAATTATGGATGAACCAACTGCAGCGGTTTCAGAGAATGAAACCAAACGTTTATTTGCCATTATTCGTTCCTTGAAGGAGAAAAATATCACCGTAATTTATATCAGCCACATTTTGGATGATATTTTTACTATTGGAGACGTGGTTACAGTATTTCGAGATGGTGAAATTGTTGAAACAAAAAATGTGGCGGATATTGATCGGGATGAATTGATCCGAATGATGATTGGTAAAGTGACTGTGGATAAATATGTCCCGCGACCGGTTGACTATCAAAAGAAGGTATTGGAAGTATGCAATCTGACAACTCATAAGCTTAAAAATGTTAACTTTAATCTATTTAAGGGTGAGATTTTGGGATTTTACGGTTTGAGAGGGGCAGGGAAAACTGAAATTGCCTTGGCTCTTTTTGGGTTGGACCGAGTATTGAGCGGAGATATCCGGATTGAAGGAAAAAGTGTTCTGTTTGATCTTCCTCGAGATGCTATGTTGAGCGGGATATCCATGGTACCGGAAGAACGGCTTACCGAAGGATTAATTATGAAGCTTCCAGTTCGACCCAATATATCGATTACCAATTTAAAGGTTCTTTCCCATTTTGGAGTCGTACGTAGCCAAGAAGATCGTGAGGTAGCAAGAAATTATGTTGATGCGATGAATATCAAAGTAAAACATATTGAACAAAAAGTAGCAACCCTCAGTGGTGGGAATCAACAGAAAGTTGTGGTTTCAAAATACCTGCATGCCGGGTCGAATATTCTTATGATGGATGAACCCACCCGGGGAGTAGACATTGGAGCTAAGGAGGAAATTCATCGTATTATAAGAAATTTAGCCGAGAAGGGGAAGTCAATCATCGTTTTTTCTTCAGAATATCCGGAGATATTTAACCTCTGTGACCGCATTTATTTACTCCGAGATGGCCAAATTGTCAAGGAAATAAAGAACCAAGAGGCGGATCCAGAAGAAATTCTATATATTATCACCCGTGGAAAGAGGACTAATTATGAAAATTAA